Proteins encoded together in one Planctopirus ephydatiae window:
- a CDS encoding alpha/beta hydrolase: MANFWTYGLVMLSLWVGLQHAAVAIDTTVKITPDVVYGHKDGLAMTLDVFTPTENPNGAGVIFIVSGGWYSQWTPPEKLHGMLKPLTDAGYTVFAVRHGSSPKYGIPDAVADVRRSVRFIRLNARQFGISPARLGVFGISAGGHLSLTLGTTGDDGLIKDSDPVNRVSDRVQAVVAFVAPTDLTIMVREAKDRLPAYNRFPALDLDLAAAKKLSPLFEVSADDAPTLLLAGAKDDLVPIAHSQKIKAAFDQTQVPSRLMEFPEAGHGLPPADMKQAVEEMLNWFNKHLAQPTS; the protein is encoded by the coding sequence ATGGCAAATTTCTGGACATACGGGCTGGTCATGCTTTCCCTCTGGGTGGGCCTGCAGCATGCGGCTGTGGCAATCGATACCACAGTCAAAATCACTCCTGATGTGGTGTATGGCCACAAAGATGGCCTGGCGATGACGCTGGATGTCTTCACACCAACCGAAAATCCCAATGGAGCAGGGGTGATCTTCATTGTGAGTGGTGGCTGGTATTCGCAGTGGACACCCCCCGAAAAGCTGCATGGCATGCTCAAGCCACTGACCGATGCCGGCTATACTGTCTTTGCGGTTCGCCATGGCAGCAGCCCGAAATATGGCATTCCGGATGCCGTCGCCGATGTCCGCCGTAGTGTGCGTTTTATTCGCCTGAATGCCAGACAGTTTGGTATTTCGCCTGCCCGACTGGGAGTCTTTGGCATCAGCGCTGGTGGACATCTTTCACTCACACTCGGCACTACAGGAGATGATGGCCTGATAAAGGATTCTGACCCCGTCAATCGGGTCAGTGATCGTGTTCAGGCCGTGGTGGCCTTTGTTGCTCCCACCGATCTGACGATTATGGTGCGCGAGGCCAAAGACCGGTTGCCGGCTTATAATCGGTTCCCGGCGCTGGATCTCGACCTGGCTGCAGCGAAGAAGCTTTCACCCCTCTTCGAGGTCTCTGCCGATGACGCGCCCACCTTGCTGCTGGCTGGGGCCAAGGATGATCTGGTCCCCATCGCGCACAGCCAGAAAATCAAGGCGGCTTTCGATCAGACGCAAGTTCCCAGCCGATTAATGGAATTCCCCGAGGCAGGCCATGGCTTGCCTCCTGCCGACATGAAACAGGCCGTTGAAGAAATGCTGAACTGGTTCAACAAACATCTTGCCCAACCAACTTCGTGA
- a CDS encoding sulfatase family protein, whose protein sequence is MSSRQRIHQIVILLLAGLTFSGHLLAAEAPVQPLNIVVLYADDWRFDSLGCAGNPIIQTPHIDALAAKGVRFPRNAVTTSICGVSRATLLTGQWMSRHGNPAFEMFKTPWAETYPAILRERGYHLAHVGKWHNGKFPAANYDYSRTSPTRHWVPARGEAGKKGEKVHITALQEQDALDFFDSRPQDKPFCLTVAFFAPHADDPSPAQYLPQPKSMSLYANDIIPVPATANEQAFRNLPPFLANDKQEGRRRWSLRFASEEAFQTSMKNYYRLITEVDAACGRILDRLKAEGLADKTLILFTTDNGYFHAEKGLADKWYPYEESIRVPLVVVDPRMDKSLAGMTNNAQTLNVDLAPTILNAAGAQPTPRMQGQDMSPLYLGTPASRQAAAKSWRTEFFYEHSTIRDISFIPSSQALVTPEWKYLYWPDFQQEELFHLTIDPREEQDLAGDEKSLDTLRDLRERFAKRRDLAR, encoded by the coding sequence ATGTCTTCACGACAGCGAATCCATCAGATTGTGATTCTTTTGCTTGCGGGACTTACGTTCAGCGGCCATCTCCTCGCCGCCGAGGCTCCCGTTCAGCCGCTGAACATTGTGGTTCTTTACGCCGATGACTGGCGTTTTGACTCACTGGGCTGCGCCGGCAACCCCATCATCCAGACACCCCACATCGATGCACTTGCGGCCAAGGGCGTTCGCTTCCCGCGTAATGCCGTCACCACCTCCATCTGCGGAGTCTCCCGCGCCACGCTCCTCACTGGCCAATGGATGTCGCGTCATGGCAACCCGGCCTTCGAGATGTTCAAAACCCCCTGGGCTGAAACGTATCCTGCGATCCTTCGTGAAAGGGGCTATCACTTGGCCCATGTTGGCAAGTGGCACAACGGCAAGTTCCCCGCTGCCAACTATGATTACAGCCGCACTTCACCGACAAGGCACTGGGTTCCCGCTCGGGGCGAAGCCGGTAAGAAAGGCGAGAAGGTTCATATCACCGCCCTTCAGGAACAGGATGCCCTCGACTTCTTCGACAGCCGCCCGCAGGACAAGCCTTTCTGCCTGACAGTTGCCTTCTTCGCTCCCCACGCGGATGACCCTTCACCCGCACAATACCTGCCGCAGCCAAAAAGCATGTCGCTGTATGCCAACGACATCATCCCAGTCCCTGCGACAGCGAACGAGCAAGCCTTTCGGAATTTGCCACCCTTCCTGGCGAACGACAAGCAGGAGGGCCGCCGCCGCTGGTCTTTAAGGTTCGCCAGTGAAGAAGCCTTCCAGACGTCGATGAAAAACTACTACCGGCTCATCACCGAAGTCGATGCTGCCTGCGGCCGCATTCTGGATCGATTGAAGGCGGAGGGATTGGCGGATAAGACGCTCATCCTCTTCACCACGGATAACGGCTATTTCCACGCCGAAAAGGGCCTGGCTGACAAGTGGTATCCGTACGAAGAAAGTATCCGCGTGCCTCTAGTGGTCGTCGATCCCAGGATGGACAAATCGCTGGCGGGAATGACGAACAATGCCCAGACTCTGAACGTCGATCTCGCGCCGACGATTCTCAACGCCGCCGGTGCCCAGCCCACACCGCGGATGCAGGGCCAGGACATGTCACCACTCTATCTGGGAACGCCCGCTTCAAGACAGGCAGCCGCCAAGAGTTGGCGAACCGAATTCTTCTACGAGCATTCGACTATCCGTGACATTTCGTTTATCCCTTCATCGCAGGCTCTCGTGACGCCCGAGTGGAAGTACCTGTATTGGCCAGACTTTCAGCAGGAAGAACTCTTTCATCTCACCATCGACCCTCGCGAGGAACAGGACTTGGCCGGGGATGAAAAGTCACTCGACACTTTACGTGATCTCCGTGAGCGCTTCGCGAAGCGACGAGATCTCGCCAGGTAA
- a CDS encoding PVC-type heme-binding CxxCH protein, with product MSLGAWTSLEAQVIPHRQEKPPNDPRDATTAAKLMTVPEGFTVEVVASEPEIVNPVAMAIDEKGRYWITESLEYPRRSAGPGRDRVKILEDTDGDGRADKFTVFLDGLNIPSAVQVGHGGVWIANAPDLLFVPDANRDGVPDGPAQVVVTGFGRDDTHELPNSLTWGPDGWLYGLNGVFNPSHVKYGKDNPNLAAAEREKHPGWKFTVAMFRIHPQTREFQVFCEGTSNPWGIAFNDEGEAFISACVIDHLWHLVETGYYHRQGGPYPPHTWKIESIVKHKHQKAAYCGITWFDSDAYPEQYRKKLYMGNIHGGCINVDRIERSGSTYAGFGEDDFLTANDAWFMPVVQKTGPDGSLYILDWYDRYHCYQDANRDPEGIDRLKGRLYRVRYKETPRKANFDLVTSSDDQLVELLANPNVWTRGTAQRILEERLWRKDAKGDSLHKKLLALALNESTPAHLQRAAFQIATFAPGFNKEQTKQATVNRDPLIRAWALRTAMGSLMMGTDGKRAAPSSDKPAAALVIEQIGSALSDADARVRLQALIAMTRAAEYGLTDETLHRAFKKGAPELGDDAHAHRLAWQTVKAFYGLRPELLGDLLASSEYRSSALAKSLDGRLMDWVLSQPQPDAVVLQTILATDPANEAARQVLNVLATQIQTRQLAGDRLAAVRRSVGPIIRKIVADPTSRNFVPAALLATTWGDSEGYAAARKVLETPTFKEEERLAAAGALVAAGQDEVLRSVAAIFDGQPPAASDFKGKLLATLSRLDDPEVSAFALAYYPKLAADLQPKAIELLTQRPSWAAALLAAMEKKQIPASALSSLQARRIADLGDEQLSKRLGEVWGQVRSGRDPQRERVVAEMRHLVRTTPGDAVKGQLIFSKVCGQCHKMYGEGAEVGPEITLNGRNDYTQLLSNIFDPNLVIGAGYRSCTVITDDGRALSGLLAEDSPERVVLKVQGGKVEIIPRNTIEEYKLSELSLMPEGIEKQLSRQEIADLMAYVILDKPPGDPSARQLPGTFEVAPRESNNPAEFGAIFQTVAPGFAEVSSGLNGVGLLKEYGGQKVVVRTHPVDQKRPMVAKGVFDLPADKPSRLLVHVANDSRGDFRLVVKVNGKVIYEEIIGKSTTESGWARREIDLAPFAGTQPVIEVLNEANNWAYEFAYWGELRVTSEAK from the coding sequence TTGTCTCTCGGAGCCTGGACATCGCTCGAAGCGCAGGTGATCCCCCATCGGCAGGAGAAGCCGCCCAACGATCCGCGTGATGCGACCACGGCGGCAAAGCTGATGACGGTGCCGGAAGGCTTCACGGTGGAAGTCGTCGCCAGTGAGCCGGAGATCGTCAATCCTGTGGCGATGGCGATCGACGAGAAGGGCCGCTACTGGATCACGGAGTCGCTCGAGTATCCGCGGCGTAGTGCCGGGCCAGGGCGGGATCGAGTCAAGATTCTCGAGGACACCGATGGCGACGGCAGGGCCGATAAATTCACAGTCTTTCTGGATGGGCTGAACATTCCCTCCGCCGTGCAAGTCGGGCATGGCGGTGTCTGGATTGCCAACGCGCCGGATCTCCTGTTTGTGCCGGATGCCAATCGGGATGGTGTCCCGGATGGCCCGGCTCAAGTCGTGGTGACCGGCTTTGGCCGCGACGACACGCACGAGTTGCCGAATTCGCTCACCTGGGGGCCTGATGGCTGGCTTTACGGCCTCAACGGTGTCTTCAATCCCAGCCACGTCAAATATGGCAAAGACAATCCAAACTTGGCCGCCGCCGAGCGCGAAAAACATCCCGGCTGGAAATTCACGGTCGCGATGTTCCGCATCCATCCGCAGACCCGCGAGTTTCAAGTTTTCTGCGAAGGGACCAGCAACCCGTGGGGGATCGCCTTCAACGACGAGGGAGAGGCGTTCATCAGCGCCTGCGTCATCGACCACCTGTGGCATCTCGTCGAAACCGGCTACTACCACCGGCAGGGCGGGCCTTATCCGCCGCACACATGGAAGATCGAATCGATCGTCAAGCACAAGCACCAGAAGGCGGCTTATTGCGGCATCACCTGGTTCGACAGTGACGCCTACCCTGAGCAGTACCGCAAGAAACTCTACATGGGGAATATCCACGGCGGATGTATCAATGTCGACCGCATTGAGCGCAGTGGCTCGACCTACGCGGGTTTCGGCGAGGATGATTTCCTGACGGCGAACGACGCCTGGTTCATGCCAGTGGTGCAGAAGACGGGGCCGGACGGCTCGCTCTACATCCTCGACTGGTACGACCGCTATCATTGCTATCAAGACGCCAACCGCGATCCCGAGGGGATCGACAGGCTCAAAGGGCGGCTCTATCGCGTGCGATACAAGGAGACGCCTCGAAAGGCGAACTTCGACCTGGTGACTTCCAGCGACGACCAGCTGGTGGAACTGTTAGCAAATCCGAACGTCTGGACTCGCGGCACCGCCCAAAGGATTCTGGAGGAGCGGCTGTGGCGCAAGGACGCTAAGGGTGACTCGCTGCACAAGAAGTTGCTCGCACTGGCACTCAACGAGTCGACCCCGGCTCACCTGCAACGAGCGGCCTTTCAAATCGCCACCTTCGCGCCTGGATTCAACAAAGAGCAGACAAAGCAGGCGACAGTGAATCGCGACCCTTTGATCCGCGCCTGGGCATTGCGCACTGCGATGGGAAGCCTGATGATGGGAACGGATGGGAAGAGGGCGGCACCTTCATCCGACAAACCAGCGGCCGCGCTGGTGATCGAACAAATTGGCTCTGCCTTAAGCGATGCAGATGCCCGTGTGCGCCTCCAGGCGTTAATCGCGATGACCCGTGCTGCCGAGTATGGTCTTACGGATGAAACGCTGCATCGCGCCTTCAAGAAGGGAGCTCCTGAACTCGGCGATGATGCTCATGCTCATCGGCTCGCATGGCAGACGGTAAAGGCCTTTTATGGCCTTAGACCAGAACTCCTGGGTGATCTCCTCGCCTCGTCGGAGTACCGGTCGAGTGCATTGGCAAAATCACTGGATGGCCGGTTGATGGACTGGGTCTTGTCGCAGCCCCAGCCCGATGCGGTGGTGCTGCAAACGATTCTCGCCACCGATCCGGCCAATGAGGCGGCTCGGCAGGTGCTGAACGTGCTGGCAACTCAGATTCAGACACGGCAGCTGGCGGGAGACCGTTTGGCGGCCGTTCGCAGGTCAGTCGGGCCGATCATCCGAAAAATCGTGGCCGATCCCACCAGCCGCAACTTTGTGCCAGCCGCGCTGCTGGCGACAACCTGGGGCGACTCGGAAGGGTATGCTGCTGCTCGCAAAGTGCTGGAAACGCCCACCTTCAAGGAAGAGGAGCGACTGGCCGCTGCCGGTGCGCTCGTGGCTGCTGGACAGGATGAAGTGCTGCGGAGTGTGGCCGCCATATTCGATGGCCAGCCGCCCGCTGCGAGCGATTTCAAGGGGAAGCTGCTGGCGACTTTGTCGCGGCTGGATGATCCCGAAGTCAGTGCATTCGCTCTGGCTTACTACCCGAAGCTCGCAGCCGATCTGCAGCCTAAGGCGATTGAACTGCTGACGCAACGACCTTCGTGGGCTGCAGCGCTATTGGCAGCGATGGAGAAGAAGCAGATTCCCGCATCGGCTCTCAGTTCACTCCAGGCACGACGCATCGCGGATCTGGGTGATGAACAGCTTTCCAAGCGGCTGGGTGAAGTGTGGGGACAGGTGCGTTCAGGCCGCGACCCGCAGCGGGAGCGTGTGGTGGCCGAGATGCGGCACCTCGTTCGCACCACACCGGGGGACGCGGTGAAAGGCCAACTCATCTTCAGCAAGGTGTGCGGGCAATGCCACAAGATGTACGGCGAAGGGGCGGAGGTCGGGCCGGAGATCACGCTCAATGGGCGGAACGATTACACGCAGCTCCTTTCGAATATCTTCGACCCGAATCTGGTCATTGGTGCGGGTTATCGCTCGTGCACGGTGATCACTGACGACGGCCGGGCACTCAGCGGTCTGTTGGCTGAAGATTCTCCCGAACGGGTCGTCCTGAAGGTACAGGGGGGGAAGGTGGAGATCATTCCCCGCAACACGATCGAGGAGTACAAGCTGAGCGAACTTTCGCTGATGCCCGAAGGGATCGAAAAGCAGTTGTCGCGTCAGGAGATCGCCGATTTGATGGCGTATGTCATCCTCGATAAGCCGCCGGGTGACCCTAGCGCGCGGCAACTGCCAGGAACGTTCGAAGTCGCGCCCCGTGAATCCAACAACCCGGCGGAATTCGGGGCGATCTTTCAGACAGTTGCACCGGGCTTTGCGGAGGTTTCCTCGGGACTCAATGGTGTCGGATTGCTCAAGGAATATGGCGGTCAAAAAGTTGTCGTGCGGACACATCCTGTCGATCAGAAGCGACCGATGGTGGCGAAGGGAGTCTTCGACCTCCCCGCCGACAAGCCGAGCCGACTCCTGGTTCATGTGGCAAACGACTCCCGCGGCGACTTTCGGCTGGTGGTTAAGGTCAACGGAAAGGTGATCTATGAAGAGATCATCGGCAAGTCAACGACCGAGAGTGGCTGGGCCCGCCGGGAGATCGATCTGGCTCCGTTCGCGGGGACACAGCCTGTGATCGAAGTTCTTAATGAAGCGAACAACTGGGCTTACGAATTCGCCTATTGGGGGGAACTCCGGGTAACCAGCGAGGCGAAATAG
- a CDS encoding metallophosphoesterase family protein → MTNISRRTFLATSSCVVTLSALVTQAQDQMAPLRFGVITDLHQDIIPDASNRLRAFIEAMTLANVDFICQLGDFCIPKPANRPLMEIWNSFPGPKYHVLGNHDMDGGFKPETTAKFYGMPARYYAFSAKGVRFIVLDGNEPGGQKSGYARYIDKDQISWLKVELEKSIEPVIVLIHQPLETDSGIENHAEIQKILEGTLSTKAPVLAVLAGHLHQDYVRPVNGIPYIQINSAAYHWMGDKFAHESYSPEIHKQHPHLKSTCPYQDPLWAIVTVDLSGRTLKIDGRKTTWVGQSPWELGATEKSHPREIVRPEVSQQQVSLIR, encoded by the coding sequence ATGACAAATATCAGTCGGCGGACATTTCTGGCCACAAGTTCTTGCGTAGTCACTTTATCCGCCCTGGTGACTCAGGCTCAGGATCAAATGGCGCCTCTGCGGTTTGGTGTGATCACTGATCTCCATCAGGACATCATCCCCGATGCTTCTAATCGCTTGAGAGCCTTTATCGAAGCGATGACATTGGCAAACGTCGATTTCATCTGCCAACTGGGCGATTTTTGTATCCCTAAACCTGCCAACCGGCCCCTCATGGAGATCTGGAACTCATTTCCCGGGCCCAAGTACCATGTGCTGGGGAACCACGACATGGATGGTGGTTTCAAACCAGAGACCACTGCCAAGTTCTATGGCATGCCCGCCAGGTACTATGCGTTTTCTGCAAAAGGGGTGCGATTCATTGTGCTCGATGGAAACGAACCGGGGGGCCAGAAATCGGGATATGCCCGGTACATCGACAAAGATCAGATTTCGTGGCTCAAAGTAGAACTTGAGAAGTCCATCGAGCCCGTGATTGTGCTCATTCATCAGCCTCTGGAAACAGATTCCGGCATCGAAAATCATGCAGAAATCCAAAAGATTCTGGAGGGGACGTTATCGACTAAAGCGCCGGTACTGGCTGTGCTCGCCGGTCACCTGCATCAGGATTACGTTCGCCCGGTGAACGGGATTCCTTACATCCAGATCAACAGTGCGGCTTATCACTGGATGGGGGATAAATTCGCCCACGAGAGTTACTCTCCAGAAATTCACAAACAGCATCCCCACCTGAAAAGTACCTGCCCCTATCAAGATCCTTTATGGGCGATCGTGACGGTCGATCTATCTGGGCGAACACTCAAAATCGATGGGCGAAAAACGACCTGGGTCGGACAATCTCCGTGGGAACTGGGGGCGACAGAGAAAAGCCATCCTCGTGAAATTGTCCGTCCAGAAGTCAGCCAGCAACAGGTGAGTCTGATTCGCTGA